The Hordeum vulgare subsp. vulgare chromosome 4H, MorexV3_pseudomolecules_assembly, whole genome shotgun sequence genomic interval ACGTGGAGGAAACTGATACCATGTAGAGAATTAGGTTTGAGATGTGCAACACTCAATATTGATTGGATGCACTAGACACGTATATATAGGTATAAGATGGGCCTCTATCTCAACTATACAAGGAACTAGGAGGTGGGCCTATGACACAATACATGCACAAATATATATTCAACACTTGATGCCACATTTGTAGTGAAACTAGTCAACAAGCTTTCTGTCTTAGTTGTTGATCACCTAAGTTGCATATACTCTAGTGGCCTGATGATGATGAAGGGGCCGCGCTAAAGGTAATAACATGACATTTATGCACTGCCATCATAAGAGTGAGGAACTCTTTCGCATAGGTGAACAACCGTTGGTTGTGCATGCTGAGAGCCTTATTGAAATAAGGCATGGGATGGCCCTCTTGTATCAACACAGTGCCAATGCTCATGCCTATATCTGGCCATGAGCAGCCCGGCCCGGTTGGCCCGGCCCAAAAAAGCTCGACCCGGCCCAGCCCAACCTTGCCCATGGGCCGGGTTAGGGTCTGAATTTTGAACCCGAAGAGTATTTTGGGTTGGGCTTGGACTTGTTGTTTTTGCGTTTTAAGGAAGGGACCTGGCCCGAGGCCCGAAGCCTGACGAAAATTAGCagtgatgggccgggcctgggccTGAAATCTAGGCCCGACGGCCGGGCTGAGCCGGGCTCAGGCCTAGGTTTTCTGCGTCGGGCTTGCTCTGGCCTGGCCcgaggcccggcccggcccgagaGATGGCCAGATATACTCATGCCACACGTCGTCCGTCTTGTTGGAGAAGGGCAACTCAAAGTTGGGTAGTGCATGAATCGGTGCATTGATCATGGCGCGCTTGAGGAGGTCGAAGGTCGCTTGCGCCTTCTTGGACCAACAACAAATGCCTTCTTGCCGAGCAAGTCCCTGAGTGGCTTGGCGATGATCCCGTAGAAGGGCACAAACTTGCGATAGGCGATAGCAGCTGGTCTATCCGAGGAACTCCGGGAGCTCAGTGGCGTTCGTTGGAGTGGGTCACTTTTGCATCACCTTCGTCTTGCTCTGACAGAATCACCACACCTCCGGCCACCGGCGGCCGTTTCAAACTTTTTGTTGACGTGGTTTGCTCTGGGCGCCAAGGTACCATTCCAAGCACTAATCATACCCTTGGTGATAGCTGCATACATTCATCCTTAGACTCCTAGTGATACGTACAGGTCAGCAGTTCACATCATGGAGGACGTCTTACATCGTCTTCAAGAATCTGTTCACTACACCTTGTCTCCCGAGCTTGGCTGACTCTGGATATCCTGAAAACAATATTGGCCACAAGGAAACATGCAGCTCAAGCAAGTCTCCTCTCCTGAGAGTATCCCCCTGATCATATCACATATTCGCAATCATGAGAAGTATGCCCATCGACGCACCGCGTCCTGTCCTGCCTGTAACTATttattcccgtccactttgccctTGGTTTACTCATACATGCCAAGAGTGTGCCCTACCTGCTGATTCCTCCACAAATACACACGCCTATTGGCCGTCATAGAAAGGAggggaagaaagaagaaaaatatgcTCATTTCCATTACTCAgagcaagaaaacaaaaggaaaggAAATGGAGCACCAACTATTTCGCAGGTGACAACAAAGCTTATCAAAAGGTGCATTTCTCATGCTGTAATTCCATTCGAATTATGGTAAAAGTTAGAGATAACTCCACAAAAAAATGACCTTGATTGCTGTTTTCTTGTAGCGACTGTCAGCAATTCTGCTGATCTAATCCATTTGGTCACTGCAAAAACTGAAGGGAAACCCAGTAAAAACATGACTCTGATGAGGGTTACGCTCCCTGCATAGTCCGGAACTGCAGATGAACTTTCTCCTAGTATTTGAGAGCATCAAAGGCTTAACCGCCAGGTCACCTAAGcctaaagaagaacaagaagatgcAAAACTCACACCTCGGCGATGTGGCGGTCATCTCGTTCTCTCTGGTTCTGACTGCTCACCATTATCAGCATCCTTGATGCTAGCCATGGCGACTGTAGacaccttcttctcttcctcttctccctTGCTGCCACGGTCTCTGCTTGACATGGGCGTGGCGAGGTACGTAGGTTTCACGTCCCCGGCCATGACCACCAGTACCTTCTCCTCCCACGCTGGCGGCGGCAGGTCCGAGGCCACCGGCTTGGCGCCGTCAGTGGCGGAGCCTTCGTCTTCACCGCGGCCGGCGCTGCCCTCCAGGTACCCGGACAGCTTCCAGTACGAGCATGCGAGGATGAGAAGGGCGAAGGCGATGAGTCCGAGCATCGCGGCCAGGCCGCCGAAGAGGTACGGCACCGGCGAGTGCCACGCGGAATGCGCGGCGCCGGCGGCCAGTGGGGCTGCCACAGCCTTCGTTGCTGCGGCCGTCGCATTGAAACCCGCTCCTGGTCTCATCGTTTCTACACTTCTTGTCGATATGTTACTCCTCAGCAGTGGGAGTATGTGTGAGTTGGTTTTCTGCTGTTCTTGACCGGTTGTTAGTAGTACTTGGTATAATAGCGTGGGGGGCCTAGTGAAGTGTTAGAGGGTCATTTATAAGGAGCGAAACGGAAAAGAAGGTACGGAATTTGTCACGGCAGGGGTGGATTtgctaaagaaaaaaaaatagaatacGAGACCACCttgtccttctcagcttgagctcATATAAAAGTGAACAGTTAAATATGTAAAAAAAATCTAGAAATTTCTGatgaaaaagtttgaaaaatgtttgaacGGCTGCAAAGTTTCATTATGAAATGACATTTGTGAAGGTTGTGGCAAGAAAACAAATTCGATGttcaattttttatttatttttgaagtgGTGATTGTTCTAGCGCTCCTTGTAGCATGAACAAAGAGATCATCGGTGTGGAAACGGAACAGAGGGATTGATGGAATAATTGTTGTATTAGTTAAGCCTCgtgtgtgtgtctatatatatatatatatatatatatatatatatatatatatatacatgattATCTTGTAGTACAAGTCAAGGCAGGAACAAATTCTAGTCAATCACGTTACTCAACATCCCTCCGCGGTCACAATGGTAGCGACGCAGACGGTGAGACTGGAGAAGAACACGAAGGTAAGACGACGGTCCTCCCCCCACAGTCGTAACGGTCGATGTATCGCGGAAGATGTGGTTGGAGTGAAAACCGACGAGGTTGCTCAAGTAAGGCGGTAGCCCTTTGTGCGTTtgtcgaggtagccgagagcGTAGGATGGTGTAGCCTTGGTCGAGGTAGCCGTGCGAAGAACGtcgtggtcgatgtcgagtcAGGGTAGccagtgtcgaggaagtcgccgtGAAGCAGCGGACGCAAGGAGGCGTCGAGTCAGTCATGGGCGCAGTGGTGTCGAAGTAGTGATGCGCCGGGAAGGAGACGTAGTTGACGACGCGTTGCGCCGGGTTTGCCAAGCCCGGGGA includes:
- the LOC123451149 gene encoding protein GLUTAMINE DUMPER 2-like, with translation MRPGAGFNATAAATKAVAAPLAAGAAHSAWHSPVPYLFGGLAAMLGLIAFALLILACSYWKLSGYLEGSAGRGEDEGSATDGAKPVASDLPPPAWEEKVLVVMAGDVKPTYLATPMSSRDRGSKGEEEEKKVSTVAMASIKDADNGEQSEPERTR